TACGCTTCCCCTCCCAGTAGAACTTATCACTCAATCAGTTGGCAACACCTCAACTTTTTTCGCAAGGTTCATAACTTAAAAGTTTTATTTGAGTTAAATCCAGATTGGCGGGGCAGTTATAATCTCTCCCTTAAAGGTTCCTACAGGGTACCTTATGTTTCTTGGACCAAGATAAATTTTCTTTTTCAACCCTATCTCTTTTGGGAAGTTGATAAGAATAAGAGAAAGAAGACCTGGGAATTAGGGGAGGAGGCGGGCTTCTTTTATGATTTCACAGAAAACCTGCAAGGACAATTTTTTAATAAATATAGAAGATTCTGGGGAAAGGAAGATTCCACCCGTTCGGTCATCAATTCCCTAAATCTAAATTTTTTATACGACACGAGGGACGATTTTTTTTCCCCAACCTCCGGGATTTATTCCTTCTCTCTCACCGAATGGGCCGGGGGTCTTTTAGGTGGGAATTGGGATTTTTATCGTCTCTCCCAAGAGGTTCGGTTTTTCTTTCCTTTTTTATTCACTCAGGCGTTTCGTTTGACCATCGGATCCCTTTTTCCTTACGGTCGGACTACGGTCCTTCCCGATTACGGGAAGTTCTATTTGGGAGGGATGACCACCTTGAGGGGTTATGACGAGAAATCATTACCTGGAGAGAGATTTTTCCTTGGTAACTGGGAATGGCGGTTCTTAATTTATAAAATTTTAGGCGGAGTGATTTTCTTTGATTTAGGCTTTACCAATTTATCTACTAAGATTGCCTATGATTTGGGAATTGGTCTGAGGTTAGCATCTCCGGTTGGTCCTTGGCGAATTGACTTTGCGGTCGCTCCTCCAAAATTTGCAAGCAAAAATTGGTGGAAAATAAATTTTGGTTTGGGAAATGTTTTCTGATGAAAAGAAGATGAGAAGAAAAAGAATAATTTGGTGGATAATATCGGCTCTTTTCCTTTTCTTCCTTTTTCTTTATCTTGGCCGCGAGATGATTTTCCGTTGGGCAATTGGGAGGTTAGGGAGGAAGGAAGGTATAGAAATTAAAATAGGGAAAATTGGAGGAAATATTTTTTCCAACTTTTCAGTTTCCGATTTGCGGTTATCTTTCCCTAAGGGAATTATTTTTACCGCCCGCTCTCTAAAAGTTCGGTATCATCCGGTTA
This region of candidate division WOR-3 bacterium genomic DNA includes:
- a CDS encoding BamA/TamA family outer membrane protein; the protein is MVRNHLLRPFGLLFLLLPFFHLGGEIIERVVFQGNRQLKSRILSQVVVSQKGREFSEEVLGEDIKSLTEFYQKEGFLSVRVSGQSRGGKKGRIVIFQIAEGYKCKIDSLIFSGKEDEGVRKLLFQKGYGFYSANKVRELKEVLLDYYLNAGYYYVDLRVETALVSPEKMNLIVEVEEGPLTYLKEIKFLGLRRIRIKDALRTTELKKGEKYSKKKIYQAARKLYATNLFANIYFKVSPLHSSSEKESDKRSESLEVRFDCQELKERIFGFGLGYASPPSRTYHSISWQHLNFFRKVHNLKVLFELNPDWRGSYNLSLKGSYRVPYVSWTKINFLFQPYLFWEVDKNKRKKTWELGEEAGFFYDFTENLQGQFFNKYRRFWGKEDSTRSVINSLNLNFLYDTRDDFFSPTSGIYSFSLTEWAGGLLGGNWDFYRLSQEVRFFFPFLFTQAFRLTIGSLFPYGRTTVLPDYGKFYLGGMTTLRGYDEKSLPGERFFLGNWEWRFLIYKILGGVIFFDLGFTNLSTKIAYDLGIGLRLASPVGPWRIDFAVAPPKFASKNWWKINFGLGNVF